Proteins encoded in a region of the Spiribacter sp. 1M189 genome:
- a CDS encoding CsgG/HfaB family protein: MIVKRSLILSMGFVIVGCTTLDGDRPPDWATMERPGLASASTTYGDLLELPDPAGVIPAAVYGFRDLTGQYRESPSSNLSTAVTQGGGSLLTEALLRSGWFRPLEREGLQDLLTERRVARQLNTNVATLQDARVLFEGGVTGYDRNTTTGGFGARYFGLGASEAYVIDQVTVSLRAVNVSNGEVLAAVTTTKTIYSYQLEGGLFRFVRNQRLLEIEAGYTYNEPRYLATHDAINAALIHLIVRGLSEDHWRLANADDWNAPVIQTYNQAFLEHQETARQESPQSS; the protein is encoded by the coding sequence ATGATCGTCAAACGCAGCCTGATTCTGTCCATGGGGTTCGTCATCGTGGGCTGTACCACCCTTGATGGCGATCGCCCCCCCGACTGGGCCACCATGGAGCGCCCCGGTCTGGCATCGGCATCGACCACCTATGGCGATCTGCTCGAACTGCCGGACCCGGCCGGGGTCATTCCAGCGGCCGTCTACGGCTTCCGCGATCTCACCGGGCAGTACCGCGAGTCGCCCAGCAGCAACCTTTCCACCGCGGTCACCCAGGGCGGCGGCAGCCTACTCACCGAGGCGTTATTACGCTCGGGCTGGTTCCGCCCGCTGGAGCGGGAGGGGTTGCAGGATCTGCTCACCGAGCGTCGCGTCGCCCGTCAACTCAATACCAACGTCGCCACGCTCCAGGACGCGCGGGTGCTGTTCGAGGGGGGGGTCACCGGCTATGACCGCAACACCACCACCGGCGGTTTCGGGGCCCGTTACTTTGGCCTGGGTGCCAGCGAGGCCTATGTCATCGATCAGGTGACGGTGAGCCTGCGCGCGGTCAACGTGAGCAATGGCGAGGTCCTGGCCGCCGTCACCACGACCAAGACCATCTATTCCTATCAGCTCGAAGGCGGGCTTTTCCGTTTCGTGCGCAATCAGCGACTGCTCGAGATCGAAGCGGGCTACACCTATAACGAGCCCCGTTATCTGGCCACCCATGACGCCATTAACGCAGCATTGATCCATCTGATTGTCCGTGGACTTTCCGAGGATCACTGGCGTCTCGCCAATGCCGATGACTGGAATGCTCCCGTGATCCAGACCTACAACCAGGCGTTTCTCGAGCACCAGGAAACGGCCCGCCAGGAATCACCGCAGAGTTCCTGA
- the csgH gene encoding curli-like amyloid fiber formation chaperone CsgH, whose translation MTRHPVAGPAYRGVIPMPFSMPQSHALLAPLALGLITLVGIQPGMADADNDPPIRAWVEFDEQGQTVTISAHAIAPRPVTARYALVIESVSDAGTTRSRDSSRAQIQSSPTTLARISLSTTDPRRIEVRLDVEPDGAAPLQVRETYPMSGAWVMAH comes from the coding sequence ATGACCCGCCACCCGGTGGCGGGTCCCGCCTACCGCGGAGTCATTCCCATGCCCTTCTCCATGCCTCAAAGCCACGCACTCCTTGCTCCACTCGCCCTCGGCCTGATCACCCTGGTGGGCATCCAGCCCGGCATGGCCGACGCCGACAACGATCCGCCCATTCGCGCCTGGGTGGAATTCGACGAACAGGGTCAGACGGTCACCATCAGCGCGCATGCCATCGCGCCGCGGCCGGTGACAGCCCGCTATGCGCTGGTGATTGAATCCGTGAGCGATGCCGGTACCACCCGGAGCCGCGACAGCAGTCGAGCGCAGATTCAGTCCAGTCCGACGACGCTCGCCAGGATCAGCCTCTCGACAACGGATCCGCGGCGCATCGAGGTGCGCCTGGATGTGGAACCCGACGGCGCTGCACCACTGCAGGTGCGCGAAACCTATCCCATGAGCGGCGCCTGGGTCATGGCCCATTAG
- a CDS encoding curli assembly protein CsgF, whose product MQGRMPILCLLGIGLAATAQADLTYQPIQSGDPGMLSQRFQRATTQDTSRAPLQAARRPARTSIERFEEDLQEALLRDVSRASTSNIGLLDDEGQLIPFDGTRLFSIGDFELRFTETEGELSIFARDEGSSEFTEININNQL is encoded by the coding sequence ATGCAGGGACGAATGCCCATCCTTTGCCTGCTAGGCATTGGCCTCGCCGCCACGGCCCAGGCCGACCTCACCTATCAGCCCATCCAGTCGGGTGATCCCGGCATGCTGAGCCAGCGCTTTCAGCGCGCCACCACCCAGGATACCAGCCGGGCGCCGCTGCAGGCGGCACGGCGGCCCGCGCGCACTTCCATCGAACGCTTCGAGGAAGACCTGCAGGAGGCACTGCTGCGCGATGTCTCGCGGGCGAGCACCAGCAACATCGGCCTGCTCGATGACGAGGGCCAGCTGATCCCGTTCGACGGCACACGGCTCTTCAGCATCGGCGACTTCGAACTGCGCTTCACCGAAACCGAAGGCGAGCTGTCGATCTTTGCAAGGGATGAGGGGAGCAGCGAATTCACCGAAATCAACATCAACAACCAGCTATGA
- a CDS encoding helix-turn-helix transcriptional regulator, producing the protein MGKYLSDYGICRTYLASPSQLNALMQCERPALILLDIRSSDRAVADLLGDGATTTDSRKPTTPMILLNVPSNADLQHFMGRRDVVAAFHDNESVDQLLAKIRSVVQPETGRTRAGIANHLETLTRKEMAVLRALALGLSNDHIADQLSVSPHTVKTHLYNAYRKIGCTNRVAAAMWAQRALPLVDSR; encoded by the coding sequence ATGGGCAAGTATCTTTCCGACTATGGCATCTGCCGCACCTACCTGGCCTCCCCCTCGCAGCTGAATGCCCTCATGCAGTGCGAGCGCCCCGCCCTGATCCTTCTCGATATCCGCAGCAGCGACCGCGCCGTGGCCGACCTGCTGGGCGATGGGGCCACCACAACGGATTCGCGCAAGCCAACGACTCCGATGATCCTGCTGAACGTCCCCTCCAATGCCGATCTACAGCACTTCATGGGCCGACGCGATGTTGTCGCGGCGTTTCACGACAACGAATCCGTCGACCAGTTGCTCGCCAAGATCCGCAGCGTGGTCCAGCCCGAGACCGGCCGTACCCGGGCCGGCATCGCGAATCACCTCGAGACGCTCACCCGCAAGGAGATGGCCGTGCTGCGTGCCCTCGCGCTCGGCCTCAGCAATGACCACATTGCCGACCAGCTCTCGGTGAGCCCGCATACCGTCAAGACGCATCTCTACAACGCCTATCGAAAGATCGGCTGCACCAATCGCGTCGCCGCCGCCATGTGGGCACAGCGGGCGTTACCGCTCGTCGACAGCCGATGA
- a CDS encoding CsgE family curli-type amyloid fiber assembly protein, whose translation MTGHRHHRGWAGIALIVLALAGMHVVAEDQANGTIDDGRPLEAPPLPDGTLENDGLDNMVLQRTVTALGDRFSDAFASHWRSQPVVADGVITIEERPWMSEGTEVIVRYQRQAIYQVRVWPRNPSPEETAQQAVAEVSRIIDDYQTRLRNQTGE comes from the coding sequence ATGACCGGGCACCGGCACCATCGCGGATGGGCCGGTATCGCGCTGATTGTCCTCGCCCTCGCCGGCATGCATGTCGTGGCCGAGGATCAGGCGAACGGCACCATCGACGACGGGCGCCCGCTGGAAGCGCCGCCGCTGCCCGATGGCACGCTGGAGAACGACGGCCTGGACAACATGGTCCTGCAACGCACCGTGACCGCCCTGGGCGACCGCTTCAGCGATGCCTTCGCCAGCCACTGGCGCAGCCAGCCCGTGGTGGCCGACGGCGTGATCACCATCGAAGAGCGGCCCTGGATGAGCGAGGGCACCGAGGTGATCGTGCGCTACCAGCGCCAGGCGATCTATCAAGTCCGCGTGTGGCCGCGCAATCCCTCGCCCGAGGAAACCGCCCAACAGGCGGTGGCGGAGGTGAGCCGCATTATCGACGACTATCAGACGAGACTTCGCAACCAGACCGGCGAATGA